TCGCCGTAGCGGCGGGTGAGCACGCCGACGACCTGCGGCGCGAGTTCGCGCAGCAGGTCCTCGACGGTGCGGTCGCCCTCGGTCACAGCTCGGTCGGCGGCGCCGACATCACCTGGCGCACCTCGATCGGCATGTTCAGGGGCCGCCCGCCCGGTCCGGGCGCGGCGGAGACCTGGGCGGCGATCTCGACGGCACGCTCGTCGCCGTCACAGTCCACGATCCACCAGCCGGCCAGGAACTCCTTGGTCTCCGGGAACGGCCCCTCGGTGATCACGGGTGCGCCGCCCTCGTGCGACCGTACGATCCGCGCGGTCTCGGGCATCGCCAGGCCCTGGGCGTCGACGAGCTCACCCGCCTCGGCCAGCTCCCGGTTGGTGTCCTTCATGAAGCGGATGTGGGCTTGGAGCTCCTCGGGAGTCCACCGGCCGATCCCCGGGAAGTCGACGGTCTTCTCGCTGAACTGCATGAGCAGCATGTACTTCATGGTCCCGTGCCTCTTTCGTCCTGTGCGCCGGCCCTCGCCGCGTCGGAGGGCCGCTCTCACGGTGAGGTAGGAGCAGGCTCCTGGATTTCGACGTCCCCGACGGGATATTCCGAAAAAAGTTTGCGGGTGCCCGGCCGCCGCCTCCATCTGCGGGCCGCTCTTTGTGGCTGCCGCGCACATGTCCGCAGCTGCGCCGCGCACCTAACCTCCGGGAAACCATGCGAGCGAGCCGCCCTGGAGGGTTCATGCGTCCTTCGTTCCACGCCCGGTTGCGCGAGGCCGTGGCTGTCCTGCTCCTCATCGCCGCCGCGCTGGTGCCGTCCCTGGCCGCCCCCGCGCAGGCGGCGCCGCCCGTCCCGGTGCCCGGTGGCCTGTCCCGGTACGACGTGGGGGCGGTGTACAGCGCGGGCGTCTCCTCGGGCGGCTACATGGCCACCCAGCTGCACGTCGCGTACTCCGGTACGTTCAGCGGCTCCGCGGTGTTCGCCTCGGGTCCGTACGGCTGCGCGCAAGGCGATCTCAACAGGGCGCTGGGAGCCTGTATGGACACCGCGCAGGACCTGCGGCTCGACGCGCTGGAGCGGACCACCCGTGACTGGTCGGCCCGTGGTCTGACGGACCCCGTGTCCCAGCTGGCGGGCGATCCCGTCTACGTGTTCAGCGGCTCGGGCGACGCGACGGTGAAGCGGCCGGTCGCGGACGCCCTGGCGGACTTCTACGGCCGTTTCGGCGCCCGGGTGCGCTACGACAGGAGCACGGCGGCCGGTCACGCCTGGATCAGCCCGCTCGGCCCGAACCCGTGCGCCGTCACGCAGAACCCATGGGTCAACAACTGCGGTCTCGATGCCGAGCACGACCTGCTGGGCCATCTGCTGGGTTCCGTCGCCGCGCCGGGTGACGCGCCCCGCGGCTCCCTGGTCCGGTTCGACCAGAACCCGTACGCCCCGGGCGGGTCGGCCCGGCGGGTGTCGATGGACGAGGCGGGCTTCCTGTACGTGCCGACGAGCTGTGCCGGCGGCGCGAAATGCCGGCTGGTGGTCGCCCTGCACGGCTGCAAGCAGGGCTACTCGTACCAGGGCTTCGGAAGCCGGTTCATCGATACGGCGTACCTGGACGAGTATGCGGACACCAACGACCTGCTGGTGCTGTACCCGCAGGCCGTTGCCACCACGACCCTCGACAACCCCAACGGCTGCTGGAACTGGTGGGGCTACCTGGGAGACACGGCGTACGCCCGGCACGGCGGGGAGCAGATCGAGACGATCATGGCAATGGTCAGGGCGCTCGGCGGCGCCGTGCCGACCACCCCGCCCGGGCAGAGCAGTGTGGTGCTCGCGAGCACCGACTCCCAGGACGGTTACGTCAAAGCGGCCGCCGACGGTTCGGGAGCGGCGGTCGGCACCCTGGAGGGGGCGTACGGGCTGGCGGTGGGGCGTGGCACCGACGGCAGGTTCGACCGCGCCGTCCTGTCCTTCGACACCTCGCGGATCCCGGCCGGGAAGGAGATCGTCCGCGCCTACGTGACGGTGACGCGCGTCGGGGGCGCCGGAACCCCCTGGTCGAGTCCGCCGGGAAACGTGATGGCCGTCGACGTCCGGCGGGGGTGCTTCGGCGGTTGCGCGGTGGAGCCCGGGGACTGGGCGGCGGAGCCGACGGCGGCGGAGGCGGCCCGGATCGCCGCCTTCGCCGGGGGCGACGGGGTGTCCACGGACCTTGCGGCGGCCGGGCTGTCGGCGATCGACCGGTCGGGGACGACGCAGGTCAGGCTGCGGTTCCGGCAGGACCAGACGTCGCCCGCGTACGTCTTCCTCGCCCCGGCCGCCGGGCGACCCTCACCGTCGAATACCGCTGAGCGGCGGGGGTACGCGGGTGCCAGGGTGGCACGTGGGACCCATGGGGTGAACATGGAGCCAGCTGGGCAGGGTGCTGAGAGCGAGGAGGCTGACGATGACCGAATCCGCGGCCGGCGGGTCGTATTCGAACGTGGTCGTGTCACCCGTCATGGCGGGAAGCCCGCCGTTCCGGATCGTGCAGGTCTGCGGGGAGGTGGCGGGGCGGGCACACGACGTGGTCGACGTGATCCACCTGCTCCGGGCCGTCGGCATACCCCACGCCGACCTCGACGACCCGTCGGTGGTCCGCTGGGAGGGCGGGGACAAGTTCACCTGGGGCCTGCACAGGAAGTGACGACGGCCGGCGGCGGCCGCCGCCCGGCCTCACCTGGTCGGCCCACTGGTGGCGCGCGGGTTGCCGGGGGTTCGCGAAGGGGCGCAGAGCCGACGCCGCCGGGCCGCCGTCGCGCTGTGACCGGAGGGGCCGACGGCGCGAGCGGCGCCCAGCGCGAGGGGTGCTCCCCCTGGACGGCGCCCGCGCGGTGCGACCGGCCCGCGTGGCGGAGGCCGCCCGCGTAGGGCCCCGCCCGAGGTCCCTGTCCGGTCAGCCGTTCAGCGCGGCCATCAGCTCCGGGGCGTAGCGATCGCCCGAGACGGCACCGTGCGGGGCGACGGCGTCGAGAGCGGCCAGGTCGGCGTCGGTGATCGTCACGGCGGTGGCCGCGACGTTCTCCTCGAGGTAGCGGCGCCGCTTGGTGCCCGGGATCGGCACCGCGCCCTGGCGCAGCGTCCAGGCCAGGGCGAGCTGCGAGGGGGTGACGCCCTTCTCCGCCGCCAGGCGGCGCACCTGGGCCACGAGGGCGAGGTTGCGGTCGAAGTTCTCGCCCTGGAAGCGGGGGTCGGTGCGGCGGAAGTCGTCTGCCGCGAAGTCGTCCGGGCTGGTGATGG
This Streptomyces sp. NBC_00539 DNA region includes the following protein-coding sequences:
- a CDS encoding YciI family protein, which gives rise to MKYMLLMQFSEKTVDFPGIGRWTPEELQAHIRFMKDTNRELAEAGELVDAQGLAMPETARIVRSHEGGAPVITEGPFPETKEFLAGWWIVDCDGDERAVEIAAQVSAAPGPGGRPLNMPIEVRQVMSAPPTEL
- a CDS encoding extracellular catalytic domain type 2 short-chain-length polyhydroxyalkanoate depolymerase, with protein sequence MRPSFHARLREAVAVLLLIAAALVPSLAAPAQAAPPVPVPGGLSRYDVGAVYSAGVSSGGYMATQLHVAYSGTFSGSAVFASGPYGCAQGDLNRALGACMDTAQDLRLDALERTTRDWSARGLTDPVSQLAGDPVYVFSGSGDATVKRPVADALADFYGRFGARVRYDRSTAAGHAWISPLGPNPCAVTQNPWVNNCGLDAEHDLLGHLLGSVAAPGDAPRGSLVRFDQNPYAPGGSARRVSMDEAGFLYVPTSCAGGAKCRLVVALHGCKQGYSYQGFGSRFIDTAYLDEYADTNDLLVLYPQAVATTTLDNPNGCWNWWGYLGDTAYARHGGEQIETIMAMVRALGGAVPTTPPGQSSVVLASTDSQDGYVKAAADGSGAAVGTLEGAYGLAVGRGTDGRFDRAVLSFDTSRIPAGKEIVRAYVTVTRVGGAGTPWSSPPGNVMAVDVRRGCFGGCAVEPGDWAAEPTAAEAARIAAFAGGDGVSTDLAAAGLSAIDRSGTTQVRLRFRQDQTSPAYVFLAPAAGRPSPSNTAERRGYAGARVARGTHGVNMEPAGQGAESEEADDDRIRGRRVVFERGRVTRHGGKPAVPDRAGLRGGGGAGTRRGRRDPPAPGRRHTPRRPRRPVGGPLGGRGQVHLGPAQEVTTAGGGRRPASPGRPTGGARVAGGSRRGAEPTPPGRRRAVTGGADGASGAQREGCSPWTAPARCDRPAWRRPPA